In a single window of the Enoplosus armatus isolate fEnoArm2 chromosome 15, fEnoArm2.hap1, whole genome shotgun sequence genome:
- the rtn4ip1 gene encoding reticulon-4-interacting protein 1 homolog, mitochondrial: MSCVRHLVHSRWLSHLSKSPSVSTPVSQTRLFSTTRVCTTVMPAWVIDKYGSNDVLRFTKNAGFPVINYPNEVVVKVFAAGLNPLDVSMRGGYGAATLSAKRDPLNINQAGSEFPLILGRDVSGVIMECGLDVKYFRERDEVWAAVPPWKQGSLAEFVVLSANEVSHKPKSLSHVEAAAIPYVATTAWSALVNTGGLSKDNCAKKRVLVLGGSGGVGTFAIQMLKAWGAHVTVTCSQNAERLVRGLGADHVVDYTAGPVEEPLGALEKFDLILDNVGGDTERWALELLKPWSGAKYVTLVTPFLQNTDMLGIADGMMQTAATMATKTLKHLVKGVHYRWGFFAPSGPALDEIREMVDAGQIRAVVEETFSFSQVPRALEKVEKGHARGKTVVQISKGGDDL; this comes from the exons ATGAGTTGTGTCCGACACTTGGTGCACAGTAGGTGGTTGTCTCACCTGAGTAAATCACCCAGCGTGAGCACACCGGTCAGCCAGACAAGACTGTTCAGCACTACCAGAGTCTGCACGACCGTCATGCCCGCCTGGGTTATTGATAAATACGGAAGCAACGACGTGTTGCGGTTCACTAAGAACGCCGGTTTCCCCGTCATCAACTACCCCAATGAGGTTGTTGTCAAAGTGTTCGCAGCAGGACTGAACCCACTTGACGTCAGCATGAGAG GTGGCTATGGCGCCGCAACGCTGTCTGCGAAGAGAGACCCTCTGAATATCAACCAGGCAGGCAGCGAGTTCCCTCTCATCCTGGGACGGGATGTGTCCGGGGTCATCATGGAGTGCGGCCTGGATGTGAAGTACttcagagagagggatgag GTGTGGGCCGCCGTCCCACCATGGAAGCAGGGCAGCCTGGCTGAGTTTGTGGTGCTGAGCGCCAATGAG gtgTCCCACAAGCCGAAGTCACTGAGCCACGTGGAGGCCGCAGCCATCCCCTATGTGGCCACCACTGCCTGGTCGGCACTGGTCAACACCGGTGGGCTCAGCAAGGACAACTGTGCCAAGAAGCG GGTCTTGGTCCTCGGAGGATCCGGGGGAGTGGGGACGTTTGCGATACAG ATGCTGAAGGCTTGGGGAGCCCATGTGACTGTTACCTGCTCCCAGAATGCCGAGCGGTTAGTGAGGGGCCTGGGGGCAGACCACGTGGTGGACTACACTGCCGGACCTGTTGAGGAGCCCCTCGGTGCGCTGGAGAA ATTCGACCTGATCCTCGATAATGTTGGGGGGGACACGGAGCGCTGGGCGCTGGAGCTGCTCAAGCCTTGGAGCGGTGCCAAATATGTCACCCTCGTGACACCGTTCCTCCAGAACACCGACATGCTGGGCATCGCCGACGGCATGATGCAGACTGCTGCCACGATGGCCACCAAGACCCTCAAG CACCTAGTCAAAGGAGTTCACTACCGCTGGGGATTCTTTGCACCTAGTGGTCCCGCATTGGATGAAATAAGGGAAATGGTGGATGCAGGACAG ATCCGGGCCGTGGTGGAGGAGACCTTCAGCTTTTCCCAGGTTCCCCGTGCCCTCGAGAAGGTGGAGAAGGGCCACGCTCGAGGAAAGACTGTGGTCCAGATCAGCAAAGGGGGAGACGACTTGTAG
- the qrsl1 gene encoding glutamyl-tRNA(Gln) amidotransferase subunit A, mitochondrial: MLGLTIREVSLALREGRISPTELCRKCLSRVKKTRHLNAYITVTEELALAQAQEAETRLLRGAPKGPLDGIPFAVKDNFCTEKVKTTCASRMLKDYTPPYNATVVQKLFDQGAVLVGKTNMDEFAMGAGSTDGAFGPVRNPWSYAAPYRERTGAAPDSDWVVTGGSSGGSAAAVASLTGYLALGSDTGGSTRNPGALCGVVALKPTYGLLSRHGLIPLVNSMDVPGIMTRSVSDAAIVLGILQGLDIRDSTTIPAPPSSLAELPEDLDVKNICVGIPREYHAPGLSEETLAQWSRVADMFERAGARVERVSLPHTKYSIVCYHVLCHAEVASNMARFDGLEYGLRSEVDSSTEAMYASTRHEGFNDVVRGRILSGNYFLLKQNYQHYFVKAQKVRRLIADDFKRVFGSGVDVLLTPTTLNDAARYSDFTQEDNQTRSAQEDIFTQPVNMAGLPAVSVPTALSRRGLPIGLQLIGPALQDEKLLRVAQWMEQRVGFPSIGDCGDSSESTSSTGMTKREQTSAA, translated from the exons ATGCTCGGCCTGACAATAAGGGAG GTGTCTCTGGCGCTCAGAGAGGGGAGGATCTCCCCAACAGAgctctgcaggaagtgtttgaGCCGCGTCAAGAAAACGCGACATCTCAATGCCTACATCACCGTGACGGAGGAGCTGGCACTGGCGCAGGCCCAAGAAGCGGAAACCAGACTCCTTCGAG GTGCCCCCAAAGGTCCACTGGATGGAATCCCCTTTGCCGTCAAGGACAACTTCTGCACAGAAAAGGTCAAGACCACATGTGCGTCCAGGATGCTCAAAG ACTACACTCCACCCTACAATGCTACAGTGGTCCAGAAGCTCTTTGACCAAGGGGCTGTTCTGGTGGGGAAGACCAACATGGATGAGTTTGCTATGGG TGCAGGCAGCACTGACGGGGCTTTTGGCCCAGTGAGAAACCCCTGGAGCTATGCTGCTCCCTACAGAGAGCGGACGGGGGCAGCGCCAGACTCTGACTGGGTCGTCACGGGAGGAAGCTCAGGAGGAAGTGCTGCAGCCGTGGCCTCGCTCACCGGCTACCT GGCTTTGGGTTCGGACACAGGCGGCTCTACTCGTAACCCCGGTGCACTTTGCGGTGTTGTGGCCCTGAAGCCCACTTACGGTTTGCTGTCCAGACACGGTCTCATCCCCCTGGTCAACTCCATGGACGTCCCCGGCATTATGACCCGCAGTGTCAGCGATGCAGCCATCGTCTTAG GTATCCTCCAAGGCCTTGATATTAGGGACTCAACAACCATTCCTGCGCCCCCATCATCGCTGGCCGAGCTACCTGAAGACTTGGATGTCAAGAACATCTGTGTGGGCATCCCGAGG GAGTACCACGCCCCGGGGCTGTCCGAGGAGACTCTAGCGCAGTGGAGTCGCGTCGCCGACATGTTTGAGAGGGCGGGGGCGCGGGTGGAGCGAGTATCCCTTCCCCACACCAAGTACTCCATTGTGTGCTACCACGTCCTGTGCCACGCGGAGGTGGCGTCTAACATGGCCCGCTTTGACGGCCTGGAATACG GCCTTCGTAGCGAGGTGGACAGCTCGACAGAGGCCATGTACGCCTCGACCCGACATGAGGGCTTCAACGACGTAGTGAGGGGGAGGATACTGTCGGGGAACTACTTCCTGCTCAAACA gaaCTACCAGCACTACTTTGTAAAGGCTCAGAAGGTCCGCCGGCTGATCGCAGACGACTTCAAGCGCGTGTTTGGCTCCGGCGTGGATGTGCTGCTGACGCCCACCACTCTGAACGACGCGGCCCGTTACTCCGACTTCACACAGGAAGACAACCAGACGCGCAGCGCACAGGAAGACATTTTCACCCAGCCCGTCAACATGGcag GTCTCCCCGCTGTTTCTGTGCCAACAGCTTTATCGAGAAGGGGCCTTCCCATTGGTTTGCAGCTGATCGGCCCCGCCCTCCAAGACGAGAAGCTGCTCCGTGTCGCCCAATGGATGGAGCAGAGGGTGGGGTTTCCCTCCATCGGTGACTGCGGAGACTCCAGCGAGAGCACGAGCAGCACAGGAATGACCAAGAGGGAGCAGACTTCAGCAGCTTGA